In a genomic window of Gigantopelta aegis isolate Gae_Host chromosome 9, Gae_host_genome, whole genome shotgun sequence:
- the LOC121381130 gene encoding uncharacterized protein LOC121381130 has translation MTTAPSSDTPQMTTTPSSDTPQMTTALSSDTPQVLFMPPDHLPYSIVSLLFFFPLGVVAVLEAFKVRNAVKLNDVTLARQASDKAAKYAMASILVGTNVMMAATCIVLCVFYQS, from the exons ATGACAACAGCGCCGAGTTCTGACACACCACAGATGACAACAACGCCGAGTTCTGACACACCACAGATGACAACAGCGCTGAGTTCTGACACACCACAAGTTCTGTTTATGCCACCTGACCACCTACCTTACTCGATTGTCTCCCTTTTATTCTTTTTCCCGCTTGGCGTCGTTGCAGTGCTGGAGGCATTCAAG GTGCGCAACGCGGTTAAACTGAATGACGTCACCTTGGCCCGACAGGCGTCCGACAAAGCCGCCAAGTATGCCATGGCCAGCATCCTCGTGGGCACCAACGTCATGATGGCGGCCACATGCATCGTCCTCTGCGTCTTCTACCAGTCCTGA
- the LOC121380849 gene encoding tetraspanin-18-like → MDCMSQCGRIILVILNFLIFAVGGMLVAAGILVKVGSSVTNSLLQQAQTTLETTVKSAGFNDIDTSQFDIAEFVGSAVVIFIALGSVLCIISICGMCGACCKTKCLLYIYLICTFLIFAVQLTAVIIIFAAPTIIHNSVKPALKQTITEEYVAINSSDVTSLVWNVVMRGLLCCGVDNYDDFTGAKKWEKNPANIQTPLICCKPDYLEVPFVCATTPTNVISNYQTGCYDSLWNMIVTGQPVTIGAIAGILAIQLLLIIFTMWIIHQISQENKISPQW, encoded by the exons GCGGTCGGAGGGATGCTGGTCGCTGCTGGAATCCTTGTGAAGGTTGGTTCGTCAGTCACCAACAGTTTGCTACAGCAAGCGCAGACGACACTCGAGACCACGGTGAAATCGGCGGGTTTCAATGATATCGACACTTCCCAGTTCGATATAGCCGAGTTCGTGGGCAGCGCCGTGGTGATCTTCATCGCTCTGGGGTCCGTCCTCTGCATCATCAGCATCTGCGGAATGTGTGGCGCCTGCTGCAAGACCAAGTGCCTCCTCTACATA TATCTGATTTGCACCTTCTTAATCTTCGCTGTCCAACTGACCGCTGTCATCATCATCTTTGCTGCTCCCACCATT ATCCACAACAGTGTCAAACCAGCTCTTAAGCAGACGATCACTGAAGAATACGTGGCAATCAACTCGTCCGATGTTACGTCACTCGTCTGGAACGTCGTCATGAGAGGg TTGTTGTGTTGCGGAGTGGACAATTATGATGATTTCACGGGTGCGAAAAAATGGGAGAAGAATCCTGCAAATATCCAAACTCCCCTTATCTGCTGTAAACCTGATTATCTGGAAGTGCCATTCGTGTGTGCAACTACGCCGACCAATGTAATAAGCAACTATCAAACA ggtTGCTACGACTCCCTGTGGAACATGATCGTCACTGGTCAACCTGTAACTATCGGGGCTATCGCTGGCATCTTGGCCATACAG tTGCTGCTGATCATCTTCACGATGTGGATTATCCACCAGATCAGCCAAGAAAACAAGATCAGTCCGCAGTGGTG A